Genomic window (bacterium):
GTGGTTCGGCACTCAGGACGGCCTCGCTCGCTATGACGGCAACCGGTTCGTCGTGTTCAGAAACAACAGCGACTCTGACGATTCGATTTCAAACAACTGGGTGTGGGCGCTGCTCGAGGACAAAGAGGGCCGGCTATGGATCGGGACCAACGAGGCCGGACTCAACCTCTGGATGCCCGAGACGCAGTCCTTCGTTCACTACCTCAATGATGAAATGGACGGGACCTCGATTTCGAGCGACCGCATACGCTCGCTCATGGAAGATCGGGCGGGACGGATCTGGGTGGGAACGGAATCCGGGCTCAACGTCTTCGACCCCGAAACCCAGACCTTCGAGCGCTATCTGCACGATCCGTCCAACCCAGGGAGCCTGGGGCACAATCAGGTGCGCTCCGTTTACGAAGACTCCGAGGGAACCATCTGGGTTGGGACCAACGGCGGAGGTCTGGATCGACTCGATCTCGCCACCGGCTCTTTCACCCATCTGCGCCACGATCCGAAGGATCGGACCTCGATCAGCATGGACCGCGTGCGCACGATCTTCGAAGACCGAGCGGGCAATCTCTGGGTTGGAACTTACGAGGGTGGACTCAACCGGCTGGATCGCGAAAGCGGTCGATTCGAGAGATTCGAGCACGACCCTCTCGACCCGGCCAGCCTCAGCGACGATCGAGTGCGCGCGATCTTTCAAGATCGGAACGGCGTTCTTTGGGTGGGCACGGACGACGGGATCAACGAGTTGCTCCCCGAGCGCGGCGGGTTCGTCGGTCACCTCAGCAACCTCGCGGACCCGAGGTCGCTCAGCGACAGTCAGGTCATGGCGATCTGTCAGGACCGGGGTGGCGTCCTCTGGATCGGTACCCAGGGCGGAATCAGCAAGTGGAACGCGATCACCGGGTCGTTCTCGGGCTTCCGGCACGATCCCGGCAAACCCGACACCAGTCTCGCCAGCAATACCGTGCTCTCCTTCTCCGAGGATCGAGCGGGGCACCTTTGGATCGGCACCTACGAGAGCCTGGATCGGCTCGACCCGAAGACCGGTCAGGTGCGCCATTTTCGAGAGAACGAGAACGACCCATCGGCGCTGCACGACGACCGCGTCATGTCCTTGTTTACCGATAGCGACGATACGCTTTGGATTGGCACCTACGAAGGGGGGCTCCACAGACTCGACTCGGCGACCGGGCGTTTCACCAACTATCGAAACGACCCGAATGACCAGACCAGCTTGAGCCGGGACGCCGTCACCACCGTCTATGAAGACAGCCACGGCGTGCTCTGGGTCGGTACCTATGGCGGCGGTCTCAATCGCTTAAACGATCGACGCACCTCCTTCATTCGCTATCAGAACGACCCCGACAATGCCGCCAGCCTGGGCAACGATCGGGTTCTGACTCTGCTCGAAGGGTCGAGCGGCAAGCTCTGGATCGGGACCTACGGCGGCGGTCTCAACGCCTTCGACCGAAGCACCGGATCGTTCACCCGTTACCGGCACAATCCCGACAATCCGAACAGCCTGAGCACCAACACGGTCTTCTCCCTTCTCGAGGCCACTGACGGGACTCTCTGGGTAGGCACACTCGGCGGCGGTCTCAACAAGTGGACCAAGGCCGATCGTGACGCGAACCGGGTACGTTTCACCCGCTACGACTCCCGCAACGGGCTCCCCAATGAGGTCGTGTACGGCATCCTGGAGGATGACGCCGGCACCCTCTGGATGAGCACGAACGAAGGGCTCGTCAACCTGGATCCAAGCACCGATCAGATTCGGAGTTACGACACCTCCAACGGCTTGCTGTCGAAGGGCTTCAACTTCGCCTCCTTTTGGAAGAGAGCCGACGGCGAGATGATCTTTGGCGGCAACGAGGGCTTCAATTCCTTCTACCCGGCCTCGATCCGGTCAAACACACATGCACCGCCCGTGATCGTGACCTCGTTCCTCAAGTTCAACCGTGAGGTGGATACCGAGGGACCGCTGTCCGACCTCAAAGAGATCGAACTGTCCCACAAGGACTACGTGGTCTCCTTCGAGTTCGCCGCGCTCGATTACTCGGCACCCAAGAAGAACCGCTATGCGTACCTTCTTGATGGCTTCGAGACCGAATGGAACGAAGTCGGAAATCTCAATCGGGCCACCTACACGAACCTGGATCCCGGTTCGTACACCCTGCGCGTCAAAGCCGCTAACAACGATGGCGTGTGGAACGAGACCGGCCTCTCGATCGCGATCCGCGTGATTCCGCCGCCCTGGAAGACCTGGTGGGCTTATCTGCTCTACGTAATGGCCGCGTTGGTGGCGATTCTCGCTGTCCTGGCCAACCTCGCCGGCCGCCGGCGCCGAGAGACCGAGCAGCGGCGACACCTGGAAAGGCAGGTTGCCGAACGAACCAGCGAGCTGGCGCTCAAGAACCGAGACCTCCAGGCGGCAATCAACAAAGTCGAGCTGGCGAGCGTCACGGATACGCTGACCGGGTTGCGCAATCGCAGATTCCTTGTCAACAGCATCGACTCTGACCTGGCGCTCGTTGACCGATACTACGAGGATCTCAAGCGCCACCCAGATACCGCGGTCAAAGAGAGCCAACCGGACACGCTGTTTCTCATCTTTGATCTGGACGGTTTCAAGGGCGTCAATGACACCTACGGGCACGCCGCGGGCGATCGGGTTCTTCTCCAAGTCACGGATCTTCTCGAAGCCACATGCCGAGAATCGGACACTATTATCCGTTGGGGCGGCGACGAGTTCCTGATCGTGGCTCGCCGCACCCGCCGGGAATCGGCCGAGGATCTTTCCGAGCGGCTGCGCGCAAGCGTCGCCGCCCACGAGTTCGAGCTCGGGCTCGGCAAATCGGTCCATCTATCGTGCTCGATCGGCTTTGCGTTCTACCCCTTCGTGCGCCGGTTCCCGCAGGCGCTCTCCTGGGAGCAGGTCAACGCGATCGCCGACCGGGCTCTCTACATCTCGAAGAAGAGCAATCGCAACGCGTGGGTGGGAATCTTCGAGGCGGGGAATGCCAGCAATGTCCATCCGTCCGCCCTGGTGCAGAAAATGAACCACGAGCTCGATGAGCTCGTGCAGCAGAAGGTCGTCACTTTGAGCACCTCGATCACGGAAGAAGATCGGCTGGTCTGGGCCTGGGCCTAGCCCTCCCCGGACTGCGCT
Coding sequences:
- a CDS encoding diguanylate cyclase, producing the protein MTAVYRFLASHRQPKRQRSLISGLLASMALVGTLQPALGQQRKIPFDRITAEDGLPHNAVNAIVQDQTGFMWFGTQDGLARYDGNRFVVFRNNSDSDDSISNNWVWALLEDKEGRLWIGTNEAGLNLWMPETQSFVHYLNDEMDGTSISSDRIRSLMEDRAGRIWVGTESGLNVFDPETQTFERYLHDPSNPGSLGHNQVRSVYEDSEGTIWVGTNGGGLDRLDLATGSFTHLRHDPKDRTSISMDRVRTIFEDRAGNLWVGTYEGGLNRLDRESGRFERFEHDPLDPASLSDDRVRAIFQDRNGVLWVGTDDGINELLPERGGFVGHLSNLADPRSLSDSQVMAICQDRGGVLWIGTQGGISKWNAITGSFSGFRHDPGKPDTSLASNTVLSFSEDRAGHLWIGTYESLDRLDPKTGQVRHFRENENDPSALHDDRVMSLFTDSDDTLWIGTYEGGLHRLDSATGRFTNYRNDPNDQTSLSRDAVTTVYEDSHGVLWVGTYGGGLNRLNDRRTSFIRYQNDPDNAASLGNDRVLTLLEGSSGKLWIGTYGGGLNAFDRSTGSFTRYRHNPDNPNSLSTNTVFSLLEATDGTLWVGTLGGGLNKWTKADRDANRVRFTRYDSRNGLPNEVVYGILEDDAGTLWMSTNEGLVNLDPSTDQIRSYDTSNGLLSKGFNFASFWKRADGEMIFGGNEGFNSFYPASIRSNTHAPPVIVTSFLKFNREVDTEGPLSDLKEIELSHKDYVVSFEFAALDYSAPKKNRYAYLLDGFETEWNEVGNLNRATYTNLDPGSYTLRVKAANNDGVWNETGLSIAIRVIPPPWKTWWAYLLYVMAALVAILAVLANLAGRRRRETEQRRHLERQVAERTSELALKNRDLQAAINKVELASVTDTLTGLRNRRFLVNSIDSDLALVDRYYEDLKRHPDTAVKESQPDTLFLIFDLDGFKGVNDTYGHAAGDRVLLQVTDLLEATCRESDTIIRWGGDEFLIVARRTRRESAEDLSERLRASVAAHEFELGLGKSVHLSCSIGFAFYPFVRRFPQALSWEQVNAIADRALYISKKSNRNAWVGIFEAGNASNVHPSALVQKMNHELDELVQQKVVTLSTSITEEDRLVWAWA